A region of Chitinophaga flava DNA encodes the following proteins:
- a CDS encoding NAD(P)/FAD-dependent oxidoreductase, with amino-acid sequence MITRRKFISQNGILLSLSALPGALVSFAPAGTKPETAVFDTIIIGGSYAGLSAALALGRAFRKVLVIDSGQPCNKQAPASHNFLTQDGEKPAVIRNKARQQVAAYKNVTFYDGLAISGSATSNGFIVKTQQGHQFTGKKLLLASGVKDVLPDIAGFSACWGTSIIHCPYCHGYEYGHQPTGIIANGDTAFELAQLISNWSKQLTVFTNGKSTLTTEQLQRIQKNQIGIVETDISRIEHQGAQLKALHLADGSRHPLQAAYARPKAIQHSDIHQQLGCELIPQGLIKTDASRRTSVPGVFACGDNSSFRSIATAVHSGSMAGFAINAELTGETF; translated from the coding sequence ATGATTACAAGACGAAAGTTTATTTCTCAGAATGGCATATTGCTTTCTTTATCGGCCCTGCCTGGCGCGTTGGTATCATTTGCGCCGGCCGGAACTAAACCGGAAACAGCTGTTTTTGATACCATTATCATTGGCGGCAGTTATGCAGGATTATCGGCTGCACTGGCTCTGGGACGGGCCTTCCGGAAAGTACTGGTGATTGACAGTGGTCAACCCTGCAACAAACAGGCGCCTGCATCTCATAACTTCCTCACACAAGACGGAGAAAAGCCGGCAGTCATCCGTAACAAAGCCAGACAGCAGGTAGCAGCCTACAAAAACGTTACTTTCTATGATGGCCTGGCTATCAGCGGCAGCGCCACCAGTAATGGTTTCATCGTTAAAACCCAACAAGGACATCAATTTACAGGCAAAAAACTTTTGCTGGCCAGTGGTGTTAAGGATGTATTACCGGACATAGCAGGATTTTCAGCATGTTGGGGGACTTCCATTATTCACTGTCCTTATTGCCACGGATATGAATACGGTCACCAACCTACGGGCATTATCGCCAATGGAGACACCGCCTTTGAACTGGCACAGCTGATATCCAACTGGAGCAAACAACTCACGGTATTTACCAATGGTAAATCTACTTTGACGACCGAACAGCTACAGCGGATACAAAAAAATCAGATCGGCATTGTGGAAACTGACATCTCGCGAATTGAGCATCAGGGCGCACAGTTAAAGGCCCTGCATCTGGCAGATGGCAGCAGGCATCCGTTGCAGGCGGCGTACGCCAGACCTAAAGCAATACAACATTCAGATATTCATCAGCAGCTGGGGTGTGAACTGATACCGCAAGGCCTGATAAAAACAGACGCATCACGCAGGACCAGTGTGCCGGGTGTTTTTGCCTGTGGCGACAATTCTTCGTTCCGCTCTATTGCTACTGCCGTGCATTCCGGATCCATGGCAGGATTTGCCATCAACGCGGAATTGACCGGTGAAACTTTTTAA
- a CDS encoding MFS transporter has protein sequence MQTDTTKVPFTGYQKFVMFILAITQFTVILDFMVMSPLGDLLMKSMDLSPKQFGLAVSAYAFSAGASGLLTAGFADRFDRKKLLTFFYGGFILGTIFCGMAHTYPLLVAARIITGLFGGVISSISMAIITDLFDIHHRGRVMGVISMGFGASQVLGIPISLYFANHWGWQLPFLLVAGLALLVLVLIQVKLQPVTQHLLNQQKTSVFSHLIKTFVNKEYRIGFTCTALLSIGGFMMMPFGSAFAVNNLGMTQEQLPLLFMVSGITALILLPFVGKLSDRIDKFRVFAVAAVWMVFIALIYTNLGQTPLWMVILLNVLLMIGILSRTVPCNALTSAVPHMADRGAFMSINSSLQQIAGGIAATIAGFIVVQKNKQSPLEHYNTVGYLMTVMTLISIWMVYRVSELVKSRLRAAKA, from the coding sequence ATGCAAACAGATACTACTAAGGTGCCCTTTACGGGGTATCAGAAATTCGTCATGTTCATACTGGCCATCACCCAGTTTACTGTAATCCTCGATTTTATGGTCATGTCGCCACTGGGCGACCTGCTGATGAAGTCTATGGACCTGAGTCCCAAACAGTTTGGTTTGGCTGTTTCGGCCTATGCATTCAGCGCAGGAGCTTCCGGGCTGCTGACAGCGGGCTTTGCAGACCGTTTTGACCGTAAAAAACTGCTCACCTTCTTTTATGGTGGTTTTATCCTCGGTACCATTTTTTGCGGTATGGCTCATACCTATCCCTTACTGGTGGCTGCGCGTATCATCACCGGCCTTTTCGGCGGTGTGATCAGCTCCATCTCCATGGCTATTATTACCGACCTGTTTGATATTCATCACCGTGGTCGTGTGATGGGCGTTATCTCTATGGGATTTGGCGCCAGTCAGGTGTTGGGTATTCCTATCAGTCTCTACTTCGCTAATCACTGGGGCTGGCAGCTGCCGTTCCTGTTGGTGGCCGGCCTCGCACTGCTGGTGCTGGTATTGATACAGGTGAAACTACAGCCGGTAACACAGCACTTGCTCAACCAGCAAAAGACTTCCGTTTTTTCTCATCTGATAAAAACGTTTGTCAACAAGGAATATCGTATCGGATTTACCTGCACAGCCCTGTTGTCTATTGGCGGCTTTATGATGATGCCTTTCGGTAGCGCTTTTGCTGTCAATAACCTGGGCATGACCCAGGAACAGCTGCCACTGCTGTTTATGGTGTCCGGTATCACAGCGTTGATACTATTGCCATTCGTGGGTAAACTGTCCGATAGGATCGATAAGTTCAGGGTATTTGCTGTAGCTGCCGTATGGATGGTCTTCATTGCACTGATCTATACCAATCTGGGGCAAACACCTTTGTGGATGGTCATCCTGCTGAATGTGCTGCTGATGATCGGTATCCTGAGCCGTACAGTCCCCTGCAACGCACTCACCAGTGCGGTTCCCCATATGGCCGACAGAGGCGCGTTTATGAGCATCAACTCATCCCTGCAGCAGATTGCAGGCGGTATTGCTGCCACCATCGCAGGATTCATCGTGGTGCAGAAAAACAAACAGAGTCCCCTCGAACACTATAATACCGTTGGTTATCTGATGACAGTCATGACGCTCATTAGTATCTGGATGGTGTACCGTGTAAGTGAACTGGTAAAATCCAGGCTGCGCGCAGCAAAAGCTTAA
- a CDS encoding SusC/RagA family TonB-linked outer membrane protein, which yields MNKCYFSSQLLNFYVKVCYAFTAMVICLCLLSQHAIAQGKFSIQGKITDEKKQPLPGVSVSEAGTKTGVVTNVDGVFKLEVSNANATLHIAFLGYDSKEVPVGGQHTLSISLSPQLRQLNDVVITGYGKTSKKNVIGSISSLNAGEFTQGVIGSPAMLLQGKVPGLTITKSGNPNQTPTVILRGPSTLRSGAQEPFYVIDGVPGAPIDMVPPDDIATIDVLKDGASTAIYGARAANGVIMVTTRRPKTDQLRIAYNAYAGIEKVAKRLEVLTGDELRKYLADNGQVLAPANNDTIPGTQNLVNTDWQKEVQRTGVSQNHNLSLMGGSKATTYGFSVNYFDNPGIIKGSALNRLGIRANVGQRAFNDRLRLDFSVFNTSTKQDNVPDAVLYNMLNYLPTVAVTRPDGSFTEDFAGNVRGSSNPVALIANNKDQTKSSKFLATGLAEVKILPGLTYTASLTTQKEQYNRNVYYNSLSTLAKGNGGKANRVSWMNTRNIIESYFNYDKTFGKHNIKVLAGYSWQEDRSGDGFGVTTQGFASDALTWNNLALSNPPAGTIVFDNSGQTTLTTLRLISYYGRVNYQYADKYYFQASLRNDGSSAFGKNNRWGYFPAASLGWRLSQESFLKTVRALDDLKLRVSYGISGNSLGFDPLTAQLQYSTVGRYYDNGQLINAIAPVQNANPDLKWERTAMFNTGIDFSILKGRLSGAIDYYDKQTSDLIWNYPVSTTQYITTTLLANVGKVSNKGVEVVINADVIRSKNFTWRTSINASHNTNKISSLANDRFTLKDIPTAILGGKGQSGNWSQKVLEGQPIGTFTLFHYLGKDKDGVSTYQKADGTVTTSPSTADLMVAGNAQPKITYGWNNTFLYKGFDLSIFMRGVAGNKILNATLAAINTPTDAKMTNIAKYTLRESYNDKNSFLISDRFLESGSYLRMENLTLGYTIKTKSPYISALRVYGNVTNVFTITNYTGIDPEIDLGGLTPGIDVRNYYPKTRSFIFGVNATF from the coding sequence ATGAACAAATGCTATTTCAGTAGCCAACTGCTGAATTTTTACGTAAAGGTATGTTATGCTTTTACGGCTATGGTCATTTGCCTCTGCCTACTGTCGCAGCATGCAATAGCCCAGGGAAAATTCAGTATCCAGGGTAAAATTACGGATGAAAAAAAACAACCACTTCCGGGTGTCAGCGTCTCTGAAGCAGGTACTAAAACAGGTGTTGTAACAAACGTCGACGGCGTCTTTAAGCTGGAGGTGAGCAATGCCAATGCCACGCTGCATATTGCTTTCCTCGGTTACGACAGTAAAGAAGTACCGGTAGGAGGGCAGCATACACTTAGCATTTCCTTGTCTCCGCAGCTGCGTCAGCTCAACGATGTGGTAATTACGGGTTATGGTAAAACCAGCAAAAAAAATGTAATCGGTTCCATTAGTTCACTGAATGCCGGTGAATTTACACAAGGCGTAATCGGTAGCCCGGCTATGTTGCTGCAAGGTAAAGTACCCGGCCTAACAATTACCAAAAGTGGGAATCCGAACCAAACGCCAACGGTTATACTGAGAGGTCCTTCTACTTTGCGTTCCGGCGCACAGGAGCCTTTTTATGTGATCGATGGTGTGCCTGGAGCACCCATAGATATGGTACCACCGGATGATATTGCTACTATTGATGTACTGAAAGATGGTGCATCTACGGCTATCTATGGCGCCAGGGCCGCCAATGGTGTAATTATGGTTACCACACGCCGTCCTAAAACTGACCAGCTCCGTATTGCCTACAACGCCTATGCAGGCATAGAAAAAGTAGCTAAACGCCTGGAAGTACTTACCGGCGACGAACTGCGTAAATATCTGGCAGATAATGGCCAGGTGCTCGCTCCGGCCAACAACGACACGATTCCTGGTACACAGAACCTCGTCAATACCGACTGGCAGAAAGAAGTACAACGCACCGGTGTTTCCCAGAATCACAACTTATCACTGATGGGTGGCTCTAAAGCCACCACTTATGGTTTCAGCGTCAACTACTTCGATAACCCCGGTATCATCAAAGGCTCTGCGCTCAACAGGCTCGGTATACGCGCCAACGTAGGCCAGCGCGCATTCAACGACCGCCTCCGCCTCGATTTTTCGGTGTTTAATACCTCCACCAAACAGGACAACGTGCCGGATGCGGTATTATACAACATGCTCAACTACCTGCCTACGGTAGCGGTTACACGCCCCGATGGCAGCTTCACCGAAGACTTTGCAGGCAACGTTCGCGGTAGCAGCAACCCCGTGGCATTGATCGCCAACAATAAAGATCAGACCAAATCATCGAAGTTTCTGGCCACCGGTCTGGCTGAAGTGAAAATACTGCCCGGCCTTACCTATACCGCCAGCCTCACCACCCAAAAGGAACAGTATAACCGCAACGTATATTACAACAGCCTTTCTACACTGGCCAAAGGTAATGGCGGTAAAGCCAATCGGGTATCGTGGATGAATACACGTAATATCATCGAGTCCTATTTCAACTACGATAAAACATTTGGAAAACATAACATCAAAGTGCTGGCAGGTTACTCCTGGCAGGAAGATCGCAGCGGCGACGGATTTGGTGTGACCACCCAGGGCTTCGCCAGCGACGCACTTACCTGGAACAACCTCGCGCTCAGCAACCCGCCCGCTGGTACGATCGTGTTCGATAACTCCGGTCAGACAACACTCACTACACTCCGCCTCATTTCCTACTACGGCAGGGTTAATTACCAGTACGCAGATAAATATTATTTCCAGGCCTCACTCCGTAATGATGGTTCTTCTGCCTTTGGTAAAAATAACCGCTGGGGTTATTTCCCCGCTGCCTCACTGGGATGGCGCCTCAGCCAGGAGTCTTTCCTGAAAACTGTCCGCGCACTCGATGATCTTAAACTGAGAGTTTCCTACGGTATCTCCGGTAACTCCCTGGGCTTCGATCCGCTCACTGCCCAGCTGCAATACAGCACCGTAGGACGTTACTACGATAATGGTCAGCTGATCAACGCCATCGCTCCCGTACAAAATGCAAACCCCGACCTGAAATGGGAACGGACTGCAATGTTCAACACCGGTATCGACTTCAGCATCCTCAAAGGAAGACTGAGCGGCGCCATCGACTACTACGATAAACAAACCTCCGATCTTATCTGGAACTACCCCGTATCTACCACCCAGTACATCACTACTACCTTGCTGGCCAACGTAGGAAAAGTAAGCAACAAAGGGGTGGAAGTAGTGATCAATGCAGATGTGATCAGATCTAAAAACTTTACCTGGAGAACAAGTATCAACGCCTCTCACAATACCAACAAAATCAGTTCTCTGGCCAATGACCGCTTTACGCTGAAAGACATTCCTACTGCTATACTCGGTGGTAAAGGACAGTCCGGCAACTGGAGCCAGAAAGTGCTTGAAGGGCAGCCTATCGGTACCTTTACCCTGTTCCATTACCTGGGTAAAGACAAAGACGGCGTATCTACCTATCAGAAAGCAGATGGTACCGTTACCACCTCACCCAGCACCGCAGACCTGATGGTAGCCGGCAATGCACAGCCTAAGATCACTTATGGCTGGAACAACACCTTCCTCTACAAAGGTTTTGATCTGAGCATCTTTATGCGTGGTGTAGCAGGCAATAAAATCCTGAACGCCACACTGGCCGCCATCAACACACCTACCGATGCCAAGATGACCAATATCGCGAAGTACACCCTCCGCGAATCCTATAACGATAAGAACTCATTCCTCATCTCCGACAGGTTCCTGGAAAGTGGTTCCTACCTCAGAATGGAAAACCTGACACTGGGATATACTATTAAAACAAAGAGTCCTTATATCAGCGCATTACGTGTATACGGCAACGTTACCAACGTGTTCACAATCACGAACTATACCGGTATCGATCCGGAAATCGATCTGGGTGGCCTTACGCCCGGCATCGATGTACGTAATTACTATCCTAAAACACGGTCTTTCATCTTCGGTGTGAATGCTACTTTTTAA
- a CDS encoding DUF2938 domain-containing protein, whose amino-acid sequence MEMIIKAILIGVGATIIMDLWAIFLKTFFSIPSLNYAFVGRWIGHMTKGKYMHQSIATAAPIPGETAIGWMAHYMIGITFSILLVLIWGEQWTASPTIGPALIIGIGTTVAPFFLMQPGMGLGIAASRTPKPDVARMRSLMAHTVYGIGLYLAALLLTRIY is encoded by the coding sequence ATGGAAATGATTATTAAAGCTATTTTGATAGGCGTTGGCGCAACTATCATCATGGACCTGTGGGCTATCTTTCTGAAGACATTTTTTAGCATTCCGTCACTCAATTATGCTTTTGTAGGCCGCTGGATCGGGCATATGACCAAAGGGAAATACATGCATCAAAGTATTGCGACAGCAGCGCCTATACCGGGAGAAACAGCTATTGGATGGATGGCGCATTATATGATCGGCATTACCTTTTCTATACTGCTGGTACTAATCTGGGGCGAACAGTGGACGGCATCTCCTACTATCGGGCCGGCTTTGATTATTGGAATAGGAACCACGGTAGCGCCTTTTTTCCTGATGCAGCCGGGCATGGGGCTTGGTATTGCTGCATCCAGAACACCGAAGCCGGACGTAGCCAGGATGCGTAGTCTGATGGCCCATACCGTGTATGGGATAGGGTTATACTTAGCTGCTTTACTACTTACACGTATCTACTAA
- a CDS encoding TetR/AcrR family transcriptional regulator, with protein sequence MGSKERIAREKEQVRKNILDAALEIIIEEGCLALSMRKIADRIEYAAATIYEYFANKDTILAELTGQGYTLLANAVKKAGASHTAAAEKVSAMWLAYWSFAFRHKELYKLMYGIQVSCPKPEGEIRNIDLPRQLFTAAITGLIPGSAVSDEAVINKYYALWATVHGLVSINIVNEKLGKEVNHKILEHAIAAIIHAKHK encoded by the coding sequence ATGGGTAGTAAAGAAAGGATTGCCAGGGAGAAAGAGCAGGTTAGGAAAAACATCCTGGATGCGGCGCTGGAAATCATCATTGAAGAAGGCTGTCTGGCGCTGAGTATGCGCAAAATAGCAGACCGTATTGAGTATGCTGCCGCCACTATCTACGAATACTTTGCCAACAAAGACACCATCCTGGCGGAGCTGACAGGGCAAGGTTATACCCTACTGGCCAATGCCGTTAAAAAAGCCGGAGCCAGCCATACCGCAGCGGCCGAAAAAGTAAGTGCGATGTGGCTGGCCTACTGGAGCTTCGCATTCCGCCATAAAGAGCTGTACAAGCTGATGTATGGTATACAGGTGAGCTGTCCGAAGCCGGAGGGTGAAATCAGGAATATAGACCTTCCCCGCCAGTTGTTTACAGCGGCCATTACCGGCCTGATCCCAGGCTCTGCTGTCAGCGATGAGGCTGTAATCAATAAATACTATGCATTGTGGGCCACTGTGCATGGCCTTGTGTCCATCAACATAGTCAATGAAAAGCTGGGCAAGGAGGTCAACCACAAGATACTTGAACATGCCATTGCAGCGATCATCCATGCCAAACACAAGTAA
- a CDS encoding TetR/AcrR family transcriptional regulator: protein MRTRNAEKEELVKKMTVQMIVANGVENFSVNSLAKACGISVATLYIYYKDKDDLIVQVGIDEGTRLSNAVLKDFDPEQSFETGLRKQWENRAGYQMANPLSTQFMEKLHMSSYADKISAHIADQLVPTMRRFVENALARKEMKSMPIEVWWSLAFGPLYSLLRYHHQGSFIAGKPFSLNEEILWQTFDSVLKSLKP, encoded by the coding sequence ATGCGGACGCGGAATGCCGAAAAAGAGGAACTCGTCAAAAAAATGACGGTGCAGATGATCGTAGCCAATGGCGTCGAAAATTTTTCAGTCAACAGCCTGGCTAAAGCATGCGGGATCTCTGTTGCCACCCTGTACATCTATTACAAAGACAAAGACGACCTGATCGTTCAGGTAGGAATAGATGAAGGGACACGTTTGAGTAATGCGGTATTAAAGGATTTTGATCCGGAGCAGTCTTTTGAAACCGGCTTACGCAAACAATGGGAGAACAGGGCTGGTTATCAGATGGCCAATCCACTGTCTACACAGTTCATGGAAAAGCTGCATATGTCCAGTTATGCGGATAAGATATCAGCTCATATTGCTGACCAGCTTGTACCTACTATGAGGCGGTTTGTAGAAAATGCATTGGCACGGAAAGAAATGAAATCTATGCCCATTGAGGTATGGTGGTCGCTCGCCTTTGGTCCTCTTTATTCCTTGCTCCGTTATCACCATCAGGGAAGCTTTATAGCAGGGAAGCCTTTCTCCCTGAACGAGGAAATCCTTTGGCAAACGTTTGATTCCGTTTTAAAATCGCTAAAACCTTAG
- a CDS encoding RagB/SusD family nutrient uptake outer membrane protein — MKRYKLLSMALAAVVALAGCRKLDVDVESRYTPGNFPSNTASYATAVGAVYAQLANSKSGDGTYFMNGTGFSYAVDYWMLQELCTDEAIIPARDGNYDDGGKYRFLHLHTWTGNLPFVISSWQWGFGGINISNNALNLAQGLPQGTARNTAVAELKAMRSLFYFFMMDSFGNIPIVDTYPVSSLPETKPRKEVFAFIENTLKAALPDLPSKVDGSTYGRATKWMAYALLEKMYLNAEYYTGTPRYTDAVAMADSILINAPYTLDADYTAVFKPDNGPQIKETIFAIPYDANLIPGCHFTRFCLHPFLKAKFDLPDAFGPSVALSTIADFYALFNQPNDVRNNTWLAGEQTNKDGSKNIVRTSTKTLDASYSGPDQPIDWVVTITPEMKLKPGGEGKLDVGNDLLGQLKGARSIKFYPDKNVNTSTRFQNTDMPVFRLGDVLMMKAEAILRGATPTTVKGELQTADVLVNKIRSRAGTTPVAGITLDDLLVERAREFAWEGWRRNDLIRFGKFEGKWGFKAQDNDMFRRVFPIPEIELALNPKLLRNPGY; from the coding sequence ATGAAACGATATAAATTGCTGAGTATGGCCCTGGCGGCCGTAGTGGCCCTGGCAGGATGCCGTAAGCTCGATGTGGACGTAGAGTCCCGTTATACGCCGGGCAACTTCCCCTCCAACACTGCTTCCTATGCTACTGCCGTTGGCGCTGTATATGCACAGCTGGCCAACTCCAAGTCTGGCGACGGTACTTACTTTATGAACGGTACCGGCTTCAGTTATGCAGTAGACTACTGGATGCTGCAGGAACTGTGCACCGATGAAGCCATTATCCCTGCCCGCGACGGTAACTACGACGATGGTGGTAAATACCGCTTCCTCCATCTGCACACCTGGACAGGCAACCTGCCTTTTGTGATCAGCTCCTGGCAATGGGGCTTCGGTGGTATCAATATCTCCAATAATGCGCTGAACCTCGCCCAGGGACTGCCTCAGGGTACTGCCAGAAATACTGCGGTAGCCGAACTGAAAGCGATGCGCTCCCTCTTTTATTTCTTTATGATGGACTCTTTCGGCAATATTCCCATCGTAGACACTTATCCGGTGTCTTCCCTGCCGGAAACCAAACCCAGGAAAGAGGTGTTTGCTTTCATTGAAAATACCCTGAAAGCTGCCCTGCCCGACCTGCCATCTAAAGTAGACGGTTCTACCTATGGCCGCGCCACCAAATGGATGGCTTATGCGCTGCTGGAAAAAATGTATCTCAACGCCGAATACTACACCGGAACGCCTCGTTATACCGATGCAGTGGCGATGGCAGACAGCATCCTTATCAACGCGCCTTATACCCTGGATGCTGATTATACAGCTGTCTTCAAACCGGATAATGGTCCGCAGATAAAGGAAACCATCTTCGCTATCCCTTATGATGCCAACCTGATACCTGGTTGCCACTTTACCCGTTTCTGCCTGCATCCTTTCCTGAAGGCCAAATTCGACCTTCCGGATGCTTTCGGTCCCAGCGTGGCCCTCAGTACTATTGCCGATTTTTATGCGCTCTTTAACCAGCCTAATGATGTGCGAAACAACACCTGGCTGGCAGGTGAACAAACCAATAAAGACGGCTCCAAGAACATCGTCCGCACCAGTACCAAAACCCTCGACGCTTCTTATTCCGGCCCCGATCAGCCTATAGACTGGGTGGTGACCATCACACCGGAAATGAAACTCAAACCCGGCGGTGAAGGAAAACTCGATGTAGGAAACGATCTCCTCGGTCAGCTAAAAGGTGCCCGCTCTATTAAATTTTATCCCGACAAAAACGTCAATACCTCCACCCGTTTCCAGAACACCGATATGCCTGTGTTCCGTTTGGGCGACGTGCTGATGATGAAGGCAGAAGCGATTCTGCGGGGAGCAACGCCTACTACTGTCAAAGGAGAACTGCAGACAGCAGATGTACTGGTGAATAAAATCCGTAGCAGAGCGGGTACTACACCAGTTGCCGGTATCACCCTCGACGACCTGCTGGTAGAGCGTGCCCGCGAATTTGCCTGGGAAGGATGGAGAAGAAATGACCTGATCCGATTCGGTAAATTCGAAGGCAAATGGGGCTTTAAAGCACAGGACAATGATATGTTCCGTCGTGTATTCCCGATACCGGAAATAGAACTGGCGCTGAACCCCAAACTGCTGCGCAATCCTGGGTATTAA